One Candidatus Binatia bacterium genomic region harbors:
- a CDS encoding carbohydrate-binding protein yields the protein MLIDYVRAYERVVPEVHPEPFTYVVLPDTQYMTSRTNQAVPEQFDRQTEWIASRVAADNIKFVSHLGDIVDWGPSRTQWEIADRALSQLDGVVPYGLTFGNHDADDRVWGRRDNLFNEYFPRWRYEEEAWYGGSYPSNKNTNSYQTFTAGPHTYLVLHLQWDPLADVRAWANQVLGAHPDKRVIVSTHEFPGNWLLWNEVLQNHANVFLIVSGHECARERFLPLENALGGVVYSVLTDYQCDNPSQALLRTYKFHADGDVEATTYSPWTEAYEIDDSSSFRFRPDYAGAAICDDPKPFSGERMQIPGRLEAEDYDAGCPGSAYLDRDGRNEGGAYREDGVDLEPTADGGINLGWTRDGEWLTYSIRILESGRYDLTLRVASEGNGSVLRLSLGGDSLTDPVAIAPTGNWQSWQELRLEGIDLMAGDHLLRIDIDDGDFNLDWIDWARQQ from the coding sequence ATGCTGATTGATTATGTGCGCGCTTACGAGCGAGTGGTACCCGAGGTCCATCCTGAGCCATTTACCTACGTCGTGTTGCCCGACACGCAATATATGACGAGTCGAACCAATCAGGCCGTACCGGAGCAATTCGACCGGCAGACGGAATGGATCGCGTCACGGGTCGCGGCGGACAATATCAAATTCGTCTCCCACCTCGGGGATATCGTCGACTGGGGTCCCAGCAGAACCCAGTGGGAGATTGCCGACCGGGCGCTTTCCCAACTCGATGGCGTCGTCCCTTATGGCCTGACCTTCGGCAATCACGATGCGGATGATCGCGTCTGGGGCCGCCGCGATAACCTCTTCAATGAATACTTTCCTCGTTGGCGTTACGAGGAAGAGGCCTGGTACGGCGGGTCGTATCCGTCCAACAAGAACACCAACAGCTATCAGACGTTTACCGCCGGACCGCACACCTACCTTGTGCTGCACCTGCAATGGGATCCTCTTGCCGACGTGCGCGCGTGGGCCAATCAAGTCCTCGGCGCACATCCCGACAAGCGCGTGATCGTCTCAACCCATGAGTTTCCCGGCAACTGGCTGCTCTGGAACGAAGTGCTCCAGAACCACGCGAATGTCTTCCTGATTGTGTCCGGTCATGAATGTGCCCGCGAGCGCTTCCTGCCTCTCGAGAACGCGCTGGGTGGTGTCGTATATTCCGTCCTCACCGATTATCAATGCGACAACCCCTCGCAGGCCTTGCTGCGAACCTACAAATTCCATGCGGATGGCGACGTCGAGGCCACCACCTACTCCCCCTGGACCGAGGCTTATGAAATCGACGACTCTTCGTCTTTCCGGTTCCGTCCGGACTATGCGGGTGCCGCCATCTGCGACGATCCGAAACCTTTTTCGGGTGAACGCATGCAGATCCCCGGCCGACTCGAAGCAGAGGATTATGATGCGGGTTGCCCGGGGAGCGCCTATCTCGACCGCGACGGCCGGAATGAAGGGGGTGCCTATCGCGAGGACGGCGTAGATCTGGAGCCGACTGCCGACGGGGGAATCAACCTGGGGTGGACGCGGGACGGAGAATGGCTGACCTACTCGATTCGGATTCTGGAATCCGGTCGTTATGACCTCACGCTCCGGGTCGCCTCGGAGGGAAATGGATCGGTGCTGCGCCTATCGCTGGGGGGCGATTCCCTGACCGACCCGGTGGCCATTGCACCGACCGGGAACTGGCAGAGCTGGCAGGAACTTCGCCTGGAAGGCATCGACCTGATGGCCGGCGACCATCTTCTGCGCATCGATATCGACGACGGAGACTTCAATCTGGACTGGATCGATTGGGCCCGACAGCAGTAG
- a CDS encoding MAPEG family protein produces MTTKQRGVLAGMLAALGVGITLVAASMAWNPLELTANLDLESRLRLAAGSCMVLIVSLAITIGRLAKHRFLTPADMDGAAGGAGSARARILQSLLQNTLEQAVLAGGIYLCWSVWMPPQWLSVPFVAAIAFGIGRIFFFAGYEKGAPGRAFGFALTFYPSVLMLAVLVVFISVHG; encoded by the coding sequence ATGACAACGAAACAACGCGGTGTTCTGGCAGGAATGTTGGCCGCATTGGGCGTGGGCATCACTCTGGTCGCTGCCAGCATGGCGTGGAACCCGCTCGAACTGACCGCGAATCTCGATCTGGAAAGCCGCCTGCGTCTGGCCGCCGGGTCGTGCATGGTCCTGATCGTCTCGCTCGCGATTACGATCGGGCGTCTCGCAAAGCATCGCTTTCTGACACCGGCAGACATGGACGGTGCCGCCGGTGGGGCGGGGTCGGCCCGAGCGCGGATCCTGCAATCCCTGCTGCAGAACACACTTGAGCAGGCCGTCCTCGCCGGGGGAATTTACCTTTGCTGGTCTGTCTGGATGCCACCACAATGGCTGTCAGTACCTTTCGTGGCTGCCATCGCCTTCGGGATCGGAAGAATCTTTTTCTTTGCCGGATATGAAAAAGGTGCTCCGGGCCGCGCCTTCGGCTTTGCATTGACCTTCTATCCCTCAGTCCTCATGCTGGCCGTGCTCGTTGTGTTCATTTCGGTGCATGGGTAA